A single Lolium perenne isolate Kyuss_39 chromosome 6, Kyuss_2.0, whole genome shotgun sequence DNA region contains:
- the LOC127334619 gene encoding probable lysophospholipase BODYGUARD 1, whose protein sequence is MAGPGDKPSGSTVGQEVPPPRPAAAGSGIAKRLPRLAFMILLAVLFRQLQAPPPKICGTPGGPPVTGTRIRLKDGRHLAYHESGVPKEEAKHRIIFVHGFDSCRYDALQVSPELAQELGVYILSFDRPGYGESDPHPERTEKSTALDIEELADALELGPRFYLVGFSMGGEIMWSCLKHIPHRLSGVSILGPVGNYWWSGYPSNVSWAAWYQQIPQDQWAVRVAHHAPWLTYWWNTQKFFPASSVIAFNPAILSREDMAIVPKLAYRSYAGQARQQGEHESLHRDMIVGFGKWAWSPLELEDPFPAGDAEVHLWHGAEDLIVPVGLSRYIAKTLPWVRYHELPTAGHLFPIADGMGDVIVRTMVLGA, encoded by the exons ATGGCTGGACCGGGCGACAAGCCGTCTGGCTCCACCGTCGGCCAGGAAGTCCCGCCGCCTCGacccgccgccgccggctccg GTATCGCCAAGAGGCTTCCCCGCCTTGCATTTATGATCTTGCTGGCGGTGCTGTTTCGTCAGCTTCAGGCGCCGCCTCCCAAAATCTGCGGAACGCCCGGCGGCCCTCCGGTGACCGGGACAAGGATCAGGCTCAAGGACGGGAGACACTTGGCCTACCATGAGTCCGGTGTCCCCAAGGAAGAGGccaagcataggatcatcttcgtCCATGGATTCGACTCCTGCAGATACGATGCGCTGCAAGTATCACCC GAGCTTGCGCAAGAGCTCGGGGTCTACATCTTGTCCTTCGATCGGCCTGGGTACGGCGAGAGCGACCCGCACCCTGAGAGAACCGAGAAGAGCACCGCCCTGGACATCGAAGAGCTAGCAGACGCCCTTGAGCTTGGCCCCAGGTTCTACCTCGTCGGATTCTCCATGGGCGGCGAGATCATGTGGAGCTGCCTCAAGCACATCCCTCACAGGCTCTCCGGGGTGTCGATCCTCGGCCCCGTGGGCAACTACTGGTGGTCAGGGTACCCGTCGAACGTGTCGTGGGCGGCGTGGTACCAGCAGATCCCGCAGGACCAGTGGGCGGTCCGCGTCGCGCACCACGCCCCCTGGCTCACCTACTGGTGGAACACCCAGAAGTTCTTCCCGGCATCCAGCGTCATCGCCTTCAATCCCGCCATCCTCTCCCGGGAAGACATGGCCATCGTCCCCAAGCTCGCCTACCGAAGCTACGCG GGCCAGGCGAGGCAACAGGGAGAGCACGAGAGCCTGCACCGGGACATGATCGTCGGGTTCGGCAAGTGGGCGTGGAGCCCGCTGGAGCTAGAAGACCCGTTCCCGGCCGGCGACGCGGAGGTGCACCTGTGGCACGGCGCCGAGGACCTCATCGTGCCCGTCGGCCTCTCCCGCTACATCGCCAAGACGCTGCCGTGGGTCCGCTACCACGAGCTGCCAACGGCCGGGCACCTCTTCCCCATCGCCGACGGCATGGGCGATGTCATCGTCAGGACGATGGTGCTAGGAGCCTAG